One window from the genome of Waddliaceae bacterium encodes:
- a CDS encoding aspartate/tyrosine/aromatic aminotransferase, with product MAFFADIQQKPADPIFALTKEFIDDGRHGKVNLGIGIYCDEEQNLYEFPSIATAEQRIAYERTYLPLDGNKDFITLSQKLVFGEKTVALAEGRISSAQALGGTGALRVGGEFLAQHVGKKAFIPDKTWINHRAVFTRCGMDVQTYPYWDAESRDLDFSGLCSSITAMEEGSIVILHACCHNPTGTDPSKEEWKELSALMKKHKIIPFFDFAYQGFGEGIEEDAWAVRHFVEEGHEMLVASSNSKNFGLYGERVGMLSVVCHNKTIAENVGTNIKKIIRPSYSNPPRHGAALVAEVLGDDTLKTQWEKELSEIRHRIKAMREALIKGLEDKKADIDIDFMKNQKGMFSFGFLNEKSAGPLKEKHGIYFPDNGRINVAGLTENNMEYVVEAILEAL from the coding sequence ATGGCATTTTTTGCTGATATACAACAAAAACCAGCCGATCCTATATTCGCCCTTACAAAGGAATTCATCGACGATGGTCGCCATGGCAAGGTAAACCTTGGCATCGGAATATATTGCGACGAAGAGCAGAATCTATACGAATTTCCTAGCATAGCGACGGCAGAGCAGCGTATCGCATACGAAAGGACATATCTTCCTCTCGATGGTAATAAAGACTTTATAACGCTTTCACAGAAGCTCGTCTTCGGAGAGAAAACGGTAGCGCTGGCAGAAGGACGTATATCTTCGGCGCAAGCACTAGGAGGGACAGGAGCATTGCGCGTCGGTGGAGAATTTCTCGCTCAACATGTCGGCAAAAAAGCCTTTATCCCTGATAAAACATGGATAAATCATCGCGCCGTCTTCACGCGCTGTGGCATGGACGTCCAAACATATCCATATTGGGATGCTGAAAGTCGAGATTTAGATTTTTCAGGACTTTGTTCTTCCATTACAGCTATGGAAGAAGGAAGCATCGTCATTTTACATGCGTGCTGCCACAACCCCACCGGCACAGACCCTTCGAAAGAAGAATGGAAAGAGCTATCGGCATTGATGAAAAAACATAAGATCATACCGTTCTTCGACTTCGCATACCAGGGTTTTGGAGAAGGAATAGAAGAAGACGCCTGGGCAGTAAGGCATTTCGTCGAAGAAGGCCACGAAATGCTTGTCGCAAGTTCCAACTCCAAAAACTTCGGTCTTTATGGCGAGCGCGTCGGCATGCTTTCGGTGGTATGCCACAATAAAACTATAGCGGAAAACGTCGGAACTAACATCAAAAAGATAATACGCCCAAGCTATTCCAACCCGCCACGGCATGGCGCAGCGCTCGTTGCAGAAGTCCTTGGCGATGACACACTAAAGACACAATGGGAAAAAGAGCTTTCAGAGATACGACACCGCATAAAAGCTATGAGAGAAGCGCTGATCAAAGGCCTCGAAGACAAGAAAGCTGATATCGACATCGATTTCATGAAGAATCAGAAGGGAATGTTCTCTTTCGGGTTTTTAAACGAAAAAAGCGCAGGACCGCTAAAAGAAAAACATGGCATATACTTCCCCGATAACGGTAGAATTAACGTCGCTGGGCTTACGGAGAATAACATGGAATATGTCGTAGAGGCTATCTTGGAGGCACTATAA